In Amycolatopsis endophytica, the following are encoded in one genomic region:
- a CDS encoding carboxyl transferase domain-containing protein, translated as MRETARAVIRSVCDGFTELPAPDPEESAVDGPIGWPGYDDARARAASRTGEHESVVCGVGKVGDVEATVIAFEFGFLGGSLGRRTGEAIEAAFARARELRTPVVSMIATGGSRMQEGMAALTQLQRIARQAALTRAAGLPQVAVLRDPTTGGGWATLGAGADVTLALPGAQVGFAGSRVRPEGDASAYTAESQLASGHVDQIVEDLPERLGRWLTLLTSADGHPAPPPPALGAADPPADGWAAVEAARAASRPRAESYLDAYFDWREDISGDRCGGVDSGVRCGFGMRAGVTVAYATQCGTATLPSGFRMAARLIRLADRLGIPVLTLVDTPGAANDPAAERSGAGAAIAEVFAAVAGARVPVTTLVIGEGGSGGALAFAHPERTWVAPDSYFSVTSPEAAASILKRPPEEVPATANQLKLRPQDLVDLGIARGIV; from the coding sequence ATGCGTGAAACGGCCCGAGCGGTGATCCGCTCCGTGTGCGACGGGTTCACCGAACTGCCCGCCCCGGACCCCGAAGAGTCCGCTGTGGACGGTCCGATCGGCTGGCCCGGCTACGACGACGCGCGGGCGCGGGCCGCTTCCCGCACCGGTGAACACGAGTCCGTGGTCTGCGGGGTCGGCAAGGTCGGTGACGTCGAGGCGACCGTGATCGCCTTCGAGTTCGGATTCCTCGGCGGTTCGCTGGGGCGGCGCACCGGTGAGGCGATCGAGGCGGCGTTCGCCAGGGCGCGGGAACTGCGGACGCCGGTCGTGTCGATGATCGCGACCGGCGGCAGCCGGATGCAGGAGGGCATGGCGGCGCTGACCCAGCTGCAGCGGATCGCGCGGCAGGCGGCGCTGACCAGGGCGGCCGGATTGCCGCAGGTCGCGGTGCTCCGGGACCCGACGACCGGCGGCGGCTGGGCGACGCTCGGCGCGGGCGCGGACGTGACACTCGCACTGCCCGGAGCCCAGGTCGGATTCGCCGGCTCGCGGGTGCGCCCGGAGGGGGACGCCTCCGCGTACACGGCGGAATCCCAGCTCGCGTCCGGGCACGTGGACCAGATCGTCGAGGACCTCCCGGAGCGCTTGGGCCGGTGGCTCACGCTGCTGACCAGCGCGGACGGTCATCCCGCGCCACCGCCTCCCGCCCTCGGCGCCGCGGACCCGCCCGCCGACGGATGGGCCGCGGTGGAAGCCGCACGCGCGGCTTCCCGCCCCCGCGCTGAGTCCTATTTGGATGCCTACTTCGACTGGCGCGAGGACATCAGCGGCGACCGGTGCGGTGGCGTGGACTCCGGTGTGCGGTGCGGGTTCGGGATGCGCGCGGGCGTGACCGTCGCGTATGCGACACAGTGCGGGACCGCGACGCTGCCCTCGGGTTTCCGGATGGCGGCCCGGCTGATCCGGCTGGCCGACCGGCTCGGAATCCCGGTGCTCACCCTGGTCGACACGCCGGGCGCGGCGAACGACCCGGCGGCCGAACGGTCCGGCGCGGGCGCGGCGATCGCCGAAGTGTTCGCGGCGGTGGCCGGCGCACGAGTGCCGGTCACGACACTGGTGATCGGCGAGGGTGGCTCCGGCGGCGCGCTGGCCTTCGCCCACCCGGAACGAACGTGGGTGGCGCCGGACAGCTACTTCTCGGTGACCTCACCGGAAGCGGCGGCATCGATCCTGAAACGCCCGCCGGAGGAGGTCCCGGCGACCGCGAACCAGCTGAAGCTGCGCCCACAGGACCTCGTGGACCTCGGCATCGCGCGCGGGATCGTCTAG
- a CDS encoding IS982 family transposase: MTKELNTLLTALYVLIDDHVVPPRVGRGRRPELTDSELITLAVAQVLQRFDSERRWIRHIHANAEWRSMFPAMLSQSGYHKRLKAAHPLLCKAILMLATCCPSWFDDLWITDATPVPCGRSRETVKRSDLAGHASYGYCASHSRWYWGLKLYLVCTGDGMPVMWCLANPKLGEREVLATLLEHNHALLRQGQVLLADKGFAGQKFKQLTETMGLELLRPDRRDETYRNGNLGGVRQRIESVNHTLKGQLNLEAHGGRTPAGVFTRVAQRLLAMATAIWHNWTTGLTSKRSLTAYDH; encoded by the coding sequence GTGACGAAAGAACTGAACACCCTCCTGACCGCACTGTACGTGCTGATCGACGATCATGTGGTGCCACCCAGGGTCGGTCGTGGTCGGCGACCGGAGCTCACCGACAGTGAGCTGATCACGCTGGCTGTTGCGCAGGTGCTGCAGCGTTTTGACAGCGAGCGCCGCTGGATCCGGCACATCCACGCCAATGCCGAATGGCGGTCGATGTTTCCCGCCATGTTGTCCCAGTCCGGCTACCACAAGCGGTTGAAAGCCGCGCACCCGTTGCTGTGCAAAGCAATCCTCATGCTGGCCACGTGTTGCCCGTCCTGGTTCGACGACCTGTGGATTACCGACGCCACCCCCGTGCCCTGCGGAAGGTCGCGGGAAACAGTGAAACGCTCCGACCTGGCCGGACACGCCAGCTATGGCTACTGCGCGTCACACTCTCGGTGGTACTGGGGACTGAAGCTCTACCTCGTGTGCACCGGCGACGGTATGCCGGTCATGTGGTGCCTGGCCAACCCCAAACTCGGTGAACGCGAGGTCCTGGCCACCCTGCTCGAGCACAACCACGCTCTCCTCCGCCAAGGTCAAGTTCTGCTGGCAGACAAAGGTTTCGCCGGCCAGAAATTCAAGCAACTGACCGAGACGATGGGCCTGGAGCTGCTGCGCCCGGACCGCAGAGACGAGACCTACCGCAACGGCAACCTCGGCGGCGTCCGCCAGCGCATCGAGTCGGTCAACCACACCCTCAAAGGCCAGCTCAACCTCGAAGCGCACGGTGGCCGCACCCCGGCCGGGGTGTTCACCCGCGTCGCACAACGCCTACTCGCCATGGCCACCGCAATCTGGCACAACTGGACCACCGGCCTGACCAGCAAACGATCACTCACCGCCTACGACCACTAA
- a CDS encoding zinc-dependent alcohol dehydrogenase, producing MGRAVVIEGPGKLSVARAEPEDPGHGEVVVRIAWSGICGSDRELLAGTRPEGFVRYPVVPGHEWSGTVVELGPGADPELLGKPVVGEGFRNCGRCAPCRRGDTTLCVAEYDETGFTQPGAWADELRIPARLLHVLPDGADLRAAALIEPAACMAAATLQAAVVPGERVAVIGGGTLGLLATQLLAASGPAELLVVDPRASRAALASRCGATGFCTPGAAPGGFDVVVEAAGAPGTGRQAIRMARRGGRVVLTGLAGRETEPIAPADLVTAAVTVYTVFGAPSRAWTHAVRAFATGLLDPAPLITHEFPLEDAERALQIMGFPEAEAGKILLHP from the coding sequence ATGGGCCGCGCGGTCGTCATCGAGGGGCCGGGCAAGCTGAGCGTCGCGCGGGCGGAACCCGAGGACCCCGGCCACGGCGAGGTCGTCGTGCGGATCGCGTGGTCGGGAATCTGCGGGTCGGACCGCGAACTGCTGGCCGGGACGCGGCCCGAGGGTTTCGTGCGGTACCCGGTGGTGCCGGGGCACGAGTGGTCCGGCACGGTCGTCGAGCTGGGGCCGGGCGCGGACCCCGAGCTGTTGGGCAAACCCGTGGTGGGTGAGGGTTTCCGCAACTGCGGCCGGTGCGCGCCGTGCCGCCGCGGCGACACCACCCTGTGCGTCGCCGAGTACGACGAGACGGGCTTCACCCAGCCCGGCGCGTGGGCCGACGAACTCCGGATCCCGGCGCGGCTGCTGCATGTGCTGCCCGACGGGGCCGACCTGCGCGCGGCGGCGCTGATCGAACCGGCGGCCTGCATGGCGGCGGCGACGCTGCAGGCCGCGGTCGTGCCCGGCGAACGGGTCGCGGTGATCGGCGGCGGCACGCTCGGCCTGTTGGCGACGCAGCTGCTCGCCGCGAGCGGACCGGCCGAGTTGCTGGTGGTCGACCCGCGGGCGTCGCGGGCCGCGCTCGCTTCGCGGTGCGGGGCCACCGGCTTCTGCACCCCGGGCGCGGCGCCCGGCGGGTTCGACGTGGTTGTCGAGGCCGCGGGCGCACCGGGCACCGGCCGCCAGGCGATCCGGATGGCCCGCCGCGGCGGCCGGGTCGTGCTCACCGGTCTGGCAGGCCGCGAAACGGAGCCGATCGCCCCCGCGGACCTGGTGACGGCCGCGGTGACCGTCTACACCGTGTTCGGTGCGCCGTCGCGGGCCTGGACGCACGCGGTGCGGGCCTTCGCGACCGGCCTGCTGGACCCGGCGCCGCTGATCACCCACGAGTTTCCGCTGGAGGACGCCGAACGGGCGCTGCAGATCATGGGCTTCCCCGAAGCCGAGGCGGGGAAGATCCTCCTGCACCCCTAG
- the tsaE gene encoding tRNA (adenosine(37)-N6)-threonylcarbamoyltransferase complex ATPase subunit type 1 TsaE: MIELPTAEDTVAFGESLGRMLRAGDLVLLAGPLGAGKTVLTRGIAAGLGVSGRVSSPTFVLARVHPAGARGVPLVHVDAYRLGGDLAQLDDLDLDTDLEAAAVVVEWGEGSAERLSSDHLVVRLDRRPDDVRELTLEPHGSWIGRVPELVG; this comes from the coding sequence ATGATCGAGTTACCGACGGCCGAGGACACGGTGGCGTTCGGCGAGTCACTCGGACGCATGCTGCGCGCGGGCGACCTGGTGCTGCTCGCCGGGCCGCTCGGCGCGGGCAAAACCGTGCTGACGCGCGGGATCGCGGCGGGCCTCGGGGTGTCCGGGCGGGTCAGCTCACCCACGTTCGTGCTGGCGCGGGTGCATCCCGCGGGGGCACGCGGTGTGCCGCTGGTGCACGTCGACGCCTACCGGCTGGGCGGCGACCTGGCCCAGCTGGACGACCTGGACCTGGACACCGATCTCGAAGCGGCCGCGGTGGTCGTCGAATGGGGCGAGGGTTCGGCGGAGCGGTTGTCGTCCGACCACCTGGTGGTGCGCCTGGACCGGCGGCCCGACGACGTGCGGGAACTGACGCTGGAACCCCACGGCTCGTGGATCGGGCGCGTTCCGGAACTGGTGGGGTGA
- a CDS encoding alpha/beta fold hydrolase, whose amino-acid sequence MVSRRLLTVLGGAAALVTGTAAATIAVTAQQQRQRDHLVAEPLGTLDPDRTSTVAADDGTPLSVSEIDPADGGEPELTVVGVHGFALSQLSWHYQRRDLASLTLPRVRQVYYDHRGHGTSGPASEKASTIEQLAKDLDAVIRAVAPDGPVLLMGHSMGGMVVMELAQRNPQLFAERVRGVAFIATAAGEVGRKGLPRGLLSKYNPLTRGVGELAGWQPGLVEFVRAAGGQLTRQAVRLLAFGSRDVDPRLVDFMLDMLAVTSVKELVGFVGTLGSHNRYAALAGLKHAHVLVVGGDSDRFTPYSHAERIAAELPDAELVRVRGAGHMVQLEQPEVVDSHLIDLIQRCAGVADEGRPRRIWRWLNP is encoded by the coding sequence ATGGTCTCCCGCCGCCTGCTCACCGTGCTCGGCGGCGCCGCGGCGCTGGTCACCGGCACCGCGGCGGCCACCATCGCGGTCACCGCCCAGCAACAGCGCCAGCGCGACCACCTGGTGGCCGAACCGCTGGGCACGCTCGACCCGGACCGCACGTCGACCGTCGCCGCCGACGACGGCACGCCGCTGTCGGTGTCCGAAATCGACCCGGCCGACGGCGGCGAACCCGAACTGACCGTCGTGGGCGTGCACGGGTTCGCCCTGTCGCAACTGAGCTGGCACTACCAGCGCCGCGACCTGGCCTCGCTCACGCTCCCGCGCGTCCGGCAGGTCTACTACGACCACCGCGGGCACGGCACGTCCGGCCCCGCGAGCGAGAAGGCCAGCACCATCGAGCAACTGGCCAAGGACCTCGACGCCGTGATCAGGGCCGTCGCCCCCGACGGGCCGGTCCTGCTGATGGGGCACTCCATGGGCGGCATGGTCGTGATGGAACTGGCCCAGCGGAACCCGCAGCTGTTCGCCGAGCGCGTCCGCGGTGTCGCGTTCATCGCCACCGCGGCGGGCGAGGTCGGCCGAAAGGGCCTGCCGCGCGGGTTGCTGTCCAAGTACAACCCGCTGACCCGTGGCGTCGGTGAGCTGGCGGGATGGCAGCCGGGGCTCGTCGAGTTCGTGCGCGCCGCGGGCGGGCAACTGACCCGGCAGGCCGTGCGGCTGCTCGCGTTCGGCTCCCGCGACGTCGACCCGAGGCTGGTCGACTTCATGCTCGACATGCTCGCCGTGACATCGGTGAAGGAACTCGTCGGCTTCGTCGGCACGCTGGGCAGCCACAACCGCTACGCCGCGCTGGCCGGTCTGAAACACGCCCACGTGCTGGTGGTCGGCGGAGACAGCGACCGGTTCACGCCGTACTCGCACGCGGAGCGGATCGCGGCCGAGCTGCCCGACGCGGAGCTGGTGCGGGTGCGCGGCGCCGGGCACATGGTGCAGCTCGAACAGCCCGAGGTGGTCGACAGCCACCTCATCGACCTGATACAGCGATGCGCGGGGGTGGCCGACGAGGGCCGCCCGCGCCGGATCTGGCGGTGGTTGAACCCATGA
- the alr gene encoding alanine racemase — MKLPDPVRAEVVVDLAALRHNVALLAGRAAGSGAVTMAVVKADGYGHGALPVARAALEAGATWLGACSLGEALALRGGGITAPILSWLDLPDVDFATGIAAGVDLSASSLTELAAIAEAARRTSHRARVHLKIDTGLSRNGCPDADWPALVKEAAADPDIEVVAIWSHLACADEPGHPSIDRQTERFHAAYGIARAAGLNPLRHLANSAATLNRPDLHFDLVRPGIAIYGLNPNPEPEDLRPVMTFRSSVVLTKRIRAGESVSYGHTWTAERDTTLALVPAGYADGVPRTLSGRMDVWLHGKRRPVAGRVCMDQLVVDCGDDEPPLGAEVILFGDGGKGEPTAREWADKIGTIDYEIVTGMYRPRIRRTYVGEDG, encoded by the coding sequence ATGAAACTCCCCGATCCTGTTCGCGCTGAGGTTGTCGTCGATCTGGCTGCCCTGCGCCACAACGTTGCCCTGCTCGCGGGCCGGGCGGCGGGCTCTGGTGCCGTGACGATGGCCGTGGTGAAGGCCGACGGTTACGGTCACGGCGCGCTCCCGGTGGCCAGGGCGGCGCTCGAAGCGGGCGCGACCTGGCTCGGGGCGTGTTCGCTCGGGGAGGCCCTCGCCCTGCGTGGCGGGGGTATCACCGCACCGATCCTCTCCTGGCTCGACCTTCCGGACGTCGATTTCGCGACCGGCATCGCCGCCGGTGTCGACCTCTCCGCGAGCTCGCTGACCGAACTGGCCGCCATCGCCGAGGCCGCCCGCCGCACGTCCCACCGGGCCCGGGTGCACCTCAAGATCGACACGGGACTGTCCCGCAACGGCTGTCCCGACGCCGACTGGCCCGCACTCGTCAAGGAAGCCGCCGCGGACCCGGACATCGAGGTCGTCGCGATCTGGTCGCACCTCGCCTGCGCTGACGAGCCCGGGCACCCGTCGATCGACCGGCAGACCGAACGCTTCCACGCGGCCTACGGGATCGCTCGCGCGGCGGGGCTGAACCCGTTGCGGCACCTGGCGAACTCGGCCGCGACCCTCAACCGGCCCGACCTGCACTTCGATCTTGTCCGGCCGGGCATCGCGATCTACGGTCTCAACCCCAACCCGGAACCCGAAGACCTGCGGCCGGTCATGACGTTCCGGTCGTCGGTCGTGCTCACCAAACGCATCCGGGCGGGCGAATCCGTCTCCTATGGACACACGTGGACCGCGGAGCGCGACACCACGCTGGCGCTCGTGCCCGCCGGGTATGCCGACGGTGTGCCGCGCACCCTGTCCGGCCGGATGGACGTGTGGCTGCACGGGAAACGCAGGCCCGTCGCCGGGCGCGTGTGCATGGACCAGCTCGTCGTCGACTGCGGGGACGACGAACCGCCGCTCGGCGCCGAAGTGATCCTGTTCGGTGACGGCGGCAAAGGTGAGCCGACCGCGCGAGAATGGGCCGACAAGATCGGCACGATCGACTACGAGATCGTGACCGGCATGTACCGGCCCCGGATCCGGCGAACCTACGTGGGGGAGGACGGCTGA
- the xylB gene encoding xylulokinase, which translates to MTGKQTLVAGVDSSTQSTKIVVCDADTGAVVRTGRAAHPDATEVDPREWWRAFTEASDGLLDGVRAIGVGGQQHGMVTLDDDGEVVRPALLWNDTRSGKAAGDLVRELGGPAAWTEAVGSVPVASFTVTKLRWFAENEPALADRVARVVLPHDWLTWRLAGGEPVTDRGDASGTGYYSPGEGAYRRDILARAFGGRTPELPRVLGPAEAAGETPEGVLVSAGTGDNMAAALALGLGEGDVVVSLGTSGTVFGVTEAAPADATGLVAGFADATGRFLPLACTLNAARVLTATATMLGTDLAGLDQLALTASPGAGGLTLLPYLDGERTPNLPESAGSLHGLRRGNMTPDNLARAAVEGMLCGLSAGLDAMEAQGLTVRRVLLIGGAAQSEAVRAIAPIVFGVPVEVPEPAEHVALGAARQAAWALAGAAEPPAWEMEAQVRLERPESGAAGEEIRGRHLEARQALHGVPLEGA; encoded by the coding sequence ATGACAGGCAAGCAGACGCTCGTGGCCGGGGTCGACTCCTCCACGCAGTCGACGAAGATCGTGGTGTGTGACGCGGACACCGGCGCGGTGGTGCGCACGGGCCGCGCGGCGCATCCGGACGCGACCGAAGTGGACCCGCGCGAATGGTGGCGCGCGTTCACCGAAGCCAGTGACGGCCTGCTGGACGGCGTGCGCGCGATCGGCGTCGGCGGTCAGCAGCACGGCATGGTGACGCTCGACGATGACGGCGAGGTCGTGCGGCCCGCGCTGTTGTGGAACGACACCCGGTCCGGCAAGGCGGCCGGGGACCTGGTGCGGGAGCTGGGTGGTCCGGCGGCGTGGACGGAGGCCGTCGGGTCCGTGCCCGTCGCCAGTTTCACGGTCACCAAGCTGCGGTGGTTCGCCGAGAACGAGCCCGCGCTGGCCGACCGGGTGGCGCGCGTGGTGCTGCCGCACGACTGGCTCACGTGGCGCCTGGCCGGCGGCGAGCCGGTGACCGACCGCGGCGACGCGTCCGGTACGGGCTACTACTCGCCCGGCGAAGGTGCCTACCGGCGGGACATCCTCGCGCGGGCGTTCGGCGGCCGGACCCCGGAGCTGCCGCGGGTGCTCGGACCGGCGGAAGCAGCGGGCGAGACGCCGGAGGGCGTGCTGGTCTCGGCCGGGACGGGCGACAACATGGCCGCCGCTTTGGCGCTGGGGCTCGGGGAAGGTGACGTCGTCGTCTCACTGGGCACGAGCGGCACCGTTTTCGGCGTCACCGAGGCGGCCCCCGCGGACGCCACCGGCCTGGTCGCCGGTTTCGCCGACGCCACCGGCCGTTTCCTGCCACTGGCCTGCACCCTGAACGCGGCACGAGTCCTGACCGCGACGGCCACCATGCTGGGCACCGACCTCGCCGGACTGGACCAGCTCGCCCTGACCGCGTCGCCGGGCGCCGGGGGCTTGACCCTGTTGCCCTACCTGGACGGCGAGCGCACCCCGAACCTCCCCGAGTCAGCCGGTTCGCTGCACGGTTTGCGTCGCGGCAACATGACCCCGGACAACCTGGCGCGCGCGGCTGTCGAGGGCATGTTGTGCGGTCTGTCGGCAGGATTGGACGCGATGGAGGCGCAAGGCCTGACGGTGCGACGGGTGCTGCTGATCGGCGGCGCCGCCCAGTCCGAAGCGGTGCGCGCCATCGCCCCGATCGTCTTCGGCGTCCCCGTCGAGGTCCCGGAACCAGCGGAGCACGTAGCACTGGGCGCGGCTCGCCAAGCCGCCTGGGCGCTGGCCGGAGCTGCGGAGCCGCCCGCGTGGGAGATGGAGGCGCAGGTACGGCTGGAGCGGCCGGAGTCCGGCGCGGCGGGGGAGGAGATCCGGGGACGGCACCTGGAGGCGCGGCAGGCTCTGCACGGGGTGCCGTTGGAGGGGGCTTGA
- a CDS encoding DeoR/GlpR family DNA-binding transcription regulator — MPRPPDAEVEQRRQEVLRHVIDRGEIRIDQLTERFGVSLMTMHRDLDDLAERRLLRKLRGKVAAFPALTMETAKRFRESLNLPVKEALSEVAFAEVRAGQTVFVDDSTTLFPLVRRFRGPMVVVTNSLEEARILGERDGIEVRLLGGRYTEFDSCAGADTTAALGRMRPDVGFVSAAAIAGGRLYHPVRDYADLKVAALAASQRNVLVVDHSKFGRTATCSYGDVGAYDLVVTDDETPAGEIAAMRGLGVEVLVATVPEGT; from the coding sequence GTGCCTAGACCGCCGGACGCCGAGGTCGAACAGCGGCGCCAGGAGGTCCTGCGGCACGTCATCGACCGCGGCGAGATCCGCATCGACCAGCTGACCGAGCGGTTCGGGGTCAGCCTGATGACGATGCACCGCGACCTCGACGACCTCGCCGAGCGCCGGTTGCTGCGCAAGCTGCGAGGCAAGGTCGCGGCGTTCCCGGCGTTGACGATGGAGACCGCGAAGCGCTTCCGCGAGTCCCTCAACCTGCCGGTGAAGGAAGCGCTTTCCGAGGTGGCGTTCGCGGAGGTGCGTGCCGGGCAGACGGTGTTCGTCGACGATTCGACGACGTTGTTCCCGCTCGTCCGGCGGTTCCGCGGCCCGATGGTGGTGGTCACGAACTCGCTGGAAGAGGCCCGGATCCTCGGGGAGCGGGACGGGATCGAGGTGCGGCTGCTCGGCGGCCGCTACACCGAGTTCGACTCGTGCGCCGGGGCGGACACCACCGCCGCGCTGGGCCGGATGCGCCCGGATGTCGGGTTCGTCTCCGCCGCGGCGATCGCCGGCGGGCGGCTGTACCACCCGGTGCGCGACTACGCGGACCTGAAAGTCGCGGCGCTGGCCGCGTCGCAGCGGAACGTGCTGGTGGTCGACCACTCGAAGTTCGGGCGGACGGCGACCTGCTCCTACGGCGACGTCGGCGCCTACGACCTGGTCGTCACCGACGACGAAACGCCCGCCGGGGAGATCGCCGCGATGCGGGGGCTCGGCGTGGAGGTGCTGGTAGCGACGGTTCCGGAGGGAACATGA
- a CDS encoding NAD(P)-dependent alcohol dehydrogenase, giving the protein MDDSMKVAVLYGIHDIRIEERPVPRPAPDEVLIRVSSVGTCGSDVHYYEHGRIGDFVVEQPLVLGHEPSGVVVDRGKDAHRHEIGARVALEPGVACSVCAECKAGRYNLCPRMRFFGTPPVDGAFCEYVVLREDFAHPIPDALSDDAGGLLEPLSVGVWASRKSRIAPGSRVLITGAGPIGLVATQTARAFGASEVVVTDVNPRRLRVAGELGATGTIDVSREGLDGFTPDVLLECSGVPGAAAQAIRSVGRAGRVVLIGMGGDEIPLPLAHVQNFEIEVTGTFRYANTWPTAIALAASGEVDLDRLVTHRFGLDEVERALTVASKDDSVIKAVVRA; this is encoded by the coding sequence GTGGACGACTCGATGAAGGTCGCGGTTCTGTACGGGATCCACGACATCCGGATCGAGGAGCGGCCCGTGCCGCGGCCCGCGCCCGACGAGGTCCTGATCCGCGTCTCCTCCGTCGGCACCTGCGGTTCGGACGTGCACTACTACGAGCACGGCCGCATCGGTGACTTCGTCGTGGAGCAGCCGCTGGTCCTCGGGCACGAGCCCAGCGGTGTGGTGGTCGACCGGGGCAAGGACGCGCACCGGCACGAGATCGGCGCGCGCGTCGCGCTCGAACCCGGCGTGGCCTGCTCGGTGTGTGCCGAGTGCAAGGCCGGCCGCTACAACCTCTGCCCGCGCATGCGGTTCTTCGGCACGCCGCCGGTCGACGGCGCGTTCTGCGAGTACGTCGTGCTGCGGGAGGACTTCGCGCATCCGATCCCGGACGCGCTGAGCGACGACGCGGGCGGGCTGCTCGAACCGCTGTCGGTGGGGGTGTGGGCGAGCCGGAAGTCCCGCATCGCGCCGGGCAGCCGCGTGCTGATCACCGGCGCCGGGCCGATCGGGCTCGTCGCCACGCAGACCGCCAGGGCGTTCGGGGCGAGCGAGGTCGTGGTCACCGACGTCAACCCGCGCCGTCTGCGGGTGGCCGGGGAGCTGGGCGCGACGGGCACGATCGACGTCTCACGGGAGGGCCTCGACGGGTTCACGCCGGACGTGCTGCTGGAGTGTTCCGGTGTGCCGGGCGCGGCCGCGCAGGCGATCCGGTCGGTCGGGCGCGCCGGACGGGTCGTGCTGATCGGCATGGGCGGCGACGAGATCCCGCTGCCGCTGGCGCACGTGCAGAACTTCGAGATCGAGGTCACCGGCACCTTCCGCTACGCCAACACGTGGCCGACCGCTATCGCGCTGGCCGCCTCCGGTGAGGTCGACCTGGACCGGCTCGTCACGCACCGGTTCGGGCTGGACGAGGTCGAGCGGGCGCTGACCGTCGCGAGCAAGGACGATTCGGTGATCAAGGCGGTCGTGCGTGCCTAG
- a CDS encoding NAD(P)H-hydrate dehydratase, whose translation MRGFWTTERIRHAEERLLAVTAEGALMHKAAFAVSVHAAEMLAEHTGKVAGRHVVLLVGAGNNGGDALWAGAFLRRRNVGVTAVLLNPEKAHPAGLAALRRARGRVVGAEDGPRVLATADLVIDGIVGLSAHGGLRPDAAALLEHVSAPVLAVDLPSGVEPDTGVVPGDAVTATRTVTFGARKPVHVLGPDRCGRVEFVDLGLDLDEPDLRQLDPVDVGLAWPVPGPRDDKYSQGVTGIAAGSATYPGAAVLATGSAVLSTSGMVRYAGPAADVVRSRWPEVVATGSVTDAGRVQAWVVGPGIGTGREGREVLTHVLGAGVPVCADADATTLMAQQPDVLDARDPGTPLVLTPHAGEFERLMGRPPGEDRVASVREAAAKFDAVVLLKGNVTIVADPGGRVLVNVARGSWLATAGSGDVLSGLVGALLAAGLDPWLAAGCAAHVHSLAGEIAADGAPVSASGILSGIPDAIRQVVRL comes from the coding sequence GTGCGAGGCTTCTGGACCACAGAACGGATCCGTCACGCTGAGGAGCGGCTGCTGGCCGTCACCGCCGAAGGCGCGTTGATGCACAAAGCCGCCTTCGCGGTCTCCGTGCACGCCGCCGAGATGCTGGCCGAGCACACCGGCAAGGTCGCCGGTCGCCACGTCGTGCTCCTCGTCGGCGCGGGCAACAACGGCGGTGACGCGTTGTGGGCCGGGGCGTTCCTGCGAAGGCGCAACGTCGGCGTGACCGCGGTGCTGCTCAATCCGGAGAAGGCGCACCCCGCCGGGCTCGCCGCGCTGCGCCGCGCGCGGGGCCGCGTCGTCGGAGCCGAGGACGGTCCGCGGGTGCTGGCGACCGCGGACCTGGTGATCGACGGCATCGTGGGCCTGTCCGCGCACGGCGGTCTGCGCCCGGACGCGGCCGCTCTGCTGGAGCACGTCAGCGCGCCGGTCCTGGCCGTCGACCTGCCCAGCGGCGTCGAACCGGACACCGGCGTGGTCCCCGGCGACGCCGTCACAGCCACCCGGACGGTCACGTTCGGCGCCCGCAAACCGGTCCACGTGCTCGGCCCGGACCGCTGCGGGCGGGTCGAGTTCGTCGACCTCGGGCTGGACCTCGACGAGCCGGACCTGCGGCAGCTGGACCCGGTCGACGTCGGTCTCGCCTGGCCCGTCCCCGGCCCCCGGGACGACAAGTACAGCCAGGGTGTCACCGGTATCGCGGCCGGTTCGGCGACCTACCCGGGTGCGGCGGTGCTCGCGACCGGGTCCGCGGTGCTGAGCACGTCCGGCATGGTCCGCTACGCCGGTCCGGCCGCCGACGTGGTGCGCTCGCGCTGGCCGGAGGTCGTCGCGACCGGTTCGGTGACCGACGCCGGACGCGTGCAGGCGTGGGTGGTCGGGCCGGGTATCGGCACCGGCCGGGAGGGCCGCGAGGTGCTCACGCACGTCCTCGGCGCCGGGGTGCCGGTGTGCGCGGACGCGGACGCGACAACGCTGATGGCCCAGCAGCCCGACGTCCTCGACGCCCGCGACCCGGGCACGCCGCTGGTGCTGACCCCGCACGCGGGCGAGTTCGAACGGCTCATGGGCAGGCCACCGGGAGAGGACCGGGTCGCGTCGGTGCGCGAGGCCGCGGCCAAGTTCGACGCGGTCGTACTGCTCAAGGGCAACGTCACGATCGTCGCCGATCCGGGCGGGCGGGTGCTGGTCAACGTCGCGCGCGGGTCGTGGCTGGCCACCGCCGGGTCCGGTGACGTGTTGTCCGGCCTGGTCGGGGCGCTGCTCGCGGCCGGGCTCGACCCGTGGCTCGCGGCGGGTTGTGCCGCCCACGTGCACTCGCTGGCCGGTGAGATCGCCGCGGACGGGGCGCCGGTGTCCGCGAGTGGGATCCTGTCCGGGATACCGGACGCGATCCGGCAGGTCGTCCGGCTCTAG